In the Streptomyces sp. f51 genome, one interval contains:
- a CDS encoding Fur family transcriptional regulator, with the protein MSDLLERLRGRGWRMTAQRRVVAEVLDGDHVHLTADEVHARAVAKLPEISRATVYNTLGELVSLGEVLEVATDRRAKRYDPNAHRPHHHLVCARCGAIRDVHPIGNPLGDLPDSERFGFTVSDVAVTYRGVCPDCAAMAA; encoded by the coding sequence ATGAGTGACCTGTTGGAACGACTGCGCGGACGTGGATGGCGGATGACCGCGCAGCGACGTGTCGTGGCCGAGGTCCTCGACGGCGACCACGTCCATCTGACGGCCGACGAGGTGCACGCCCGCGCCGTGGCCAAGCTGCCCGAGATCTCCCGCGCGACCGTCTACAACACGCTGGGTGAGCTGGTCTCGCTCGGCGAGGTGCTGGAAGTCGCCACGGACAGGCGCGCCAAGCGGTACGACCCGAACGCGCACCGCCCGCACCACCACCTGGTCTGCGCCCGGTGCGGCGCGATCCGCGACGTCCACCCGATCGGCAACCCGCTCGGCGACCTCCCGGACTCGGAGCGCTTCGGCTTCACCGTCTCGGACGTGGCTGTGACCTACCGGGGTGTGTGCCCGGACTGCGCGGCCATGGCGGCGTAG
- a CDS encoding CBS domain-containing protein, producing the protein MLVRDAMSTVVLTIGPAHTLRQSARLMSARRVGAAVVLDEDSSGLGILTERDILNSLAHGQNPDSETASTHTTTDVVFAAPTWTLEEAASAMAHGGFRHLIVLDGSGPVGIVSVRDIIRCWAPARQQVPA; encoded by the coding sequence ATGCTCGTCCGCGACGCCATGAGCACGGTGGTCCTCACCATCGGCCCGGCACACACCCTCCGCCAGTCCGCCCGCCTGATGTCCGCGCGCCGGGTCGGCGCGGCGGTGGTCCTCGACGAGGACTCCTCCGGCCTCGGCATCCTCACCGAGCGCGACATCCTCAACTCCCTCGCCCACGGCCAGAATCCGGACTCCGAGACAGCAAGCACCCACACCACCACCGACGTCGTCTTCGCGGCGCCCACCTGGACCCTGGAGGAGGCCGCGTCCGCGATGGCGCACGGCGGCTTCCGGCATCTGATCGTGCTCGACGGGAGCGGGCCGGTCGGCATCGTCTCGGTCCGCGACATCATCCGCTGCTGGGCCCCCGCCCGGCAGCAGGTGCCCGCCTGA
- the hisN gene encoding histidinol-phosphatase yields MPDYRDDLRLAHVLADAADAATMDRFKALDLKVETKPDMTPVSEADKAAEELIRGHLQRARPRDAVLGEEYGIEGTGPRRWVVDPIDGTKNYVRGVPVWATLISLMEAGEGGYQPVVGVVSAPALGRRWWAAKGHGAFSGRSLSSATRLRVSSVSRMADSSFAYSSLSGWEDQGRLDGFLDLTKAVWRTRGYGDFWPYMMVAEGSVDICAEPELSLWDMAANAIIVTEAGGTFTGLDGRPGPHSGNAAASNGLLHDEMLGYLNQRY; encoded by the coding sequence ATGCCCGACTACCGCGATGACCTGCGCCTCGCCCATGTCCTGGCGGACGCCGCCGACGCCGCGACGATGGACCGCTTCAAGGCGCTCGACCTGAAGGTCGAGACGAAGCCGGACATGACGCCGGTGAGCGAGGCGGACAAGGCCGCCGAGGAGCTCATCCGCGGCCATCTCCAGCGCGCCAGGCCGCGTGACGCGGTCCTCGGCGAGGAGTACGGCATCGAGGGCACGGGCCCGCGCCGCTGGGTCGTCGACCCGATCGACGGCACCAAGAACTACGTCCGCGGCGTACCGGTGTGGGCCACGCTGATCTCGCTGATGGAGGCGGGCGAGGGCGGCTACCAGCCGGTCGTCGGCGTCGTCTCCGCGCCCGCGCTCGGCCGCCGCTGGTGGGCGGCGAAGGGGCACGGCGCGTTCTCCGGCCGCAGCCTGTCCTCCGCGACCCGGCTGCGGGTGTCCAGCGTCTCCCGGATGGCCGACTCCTCCTTCGCGTACTCCTCGCTGTCCGGCTGGGAGGACCAAGGACGGCTGGACGGTTTCCTCGACCTGACGAAGGCGGTCTGGCGCACCCGTGGGTACGGCGACTTCTGGCCGTACATGATGGTCGCCGAGGGCTCGGTCGACATCTGCGCCGAACCGGAGCTGTCGCTCTGGGACATGGCGGCGAACGCGATCATCGTGACCGAGGCGGGCGGCACGTTCACCGGCCTCGACGGCCGCCCCGGCCCGCACAGCGGCAACGCGGCCGCGTCGAACGGCCTGTTGCACGACGAGATGCTGGGATATCTGAACCAGCGCTACTGA